One region of Marivirga arenosa genomic DNA includes:
- a CDS encoding triple tyrosine motif-containing protein, whose amino-acid sequence MIHPNKRFFLTSIFTLIGVVSIYAQSIGYPFYKYYSSQDYHGGIQNWKITQSTDGLLYVANNFGLLEFDGTNWNKYELESGTKCRDVYVDTDGKIYIASQGDFGYYIPNGKGKLRFVSLADSIPGEKRDFDETWKIFKQNDQLLFCTFDDIFIFNLNGQLKQIIDPDSDPDNFFFVNHELYFNQNGKGLSVMSNGNIKSTAYGHYFKNMTISGIIAINNNQLLISTLKNGIFLKSGNQIIVWQPTNQDKFKNANINQMKRLKSGKIAIGTQNEGLFILSKNGEIELQLSKGKGIENRTVLSIYEDIQGNLWLGHNNGISSIALNSPFQHLNEQTGLPGTGYDALLFNDTLYLGTNNGLYYKNIKAQNTSFKKIENTSGQVYKVQQINNEILMGHHAGTFRIRNGKANKIANIQGTWTLLDLEKYPDYVLQGNYKGLSLFKKSNDGLKFIRKLDGFEESSRVMEEDQDGNIWMTHGYKGVFKIKLTNDLQSVEANYYGEEKGLPAKILNNVWNLNDNLIFSTVAGLYKYDKNKDRFIKSSFLSNYFSDNVQFISFTEDAIGNIYFVSTTETGVLEKTTNGNYIKHIAVFNELENLLNDDLQNIITLEANKVLYAAKEGFIQFDNTAQKIKDIDFNTIFTKIEISNSNDSIISYGRYIENGKVSFNYQNHDVEIPFKDNSIRLAYSAPYMSGKFKNQYQYWLENSEEEYSNWTERTDKEYTNLPEGDYIFHVRAKNIYGQVSKLASFHFTILPPWYRTNIAYGFYFFIALILAVVTYYVIELRYKKKTEILTEEKEKEITRIDSELKTSEEKFEKLKNEKLKSEIKLKNKELATSTMHLINKNSFINSVKANLNNITKRSKNQEVKHEINKVIQNIDKNIAADQDWEHFSIHFDQVHGDFIKRWKEDYPDLSPQEMKLSAYLRMNLSTKEIANLLNISIRGVEIARYRLRKKLELERSDNLQEFILKY is encoded by the coding sequence ATGATTCACCCCAATAAAAGGTTTTTCTTAACGTCTATTTTCACCTTAATAGGTGTAGTCTCTATCTATGCTCAATCAATTGGCTATCCTTTTTATAAATACTACTCAAGTCAAGACTATCACGGAGGTATACAGAACTGGAAAATCACACAGAGTACGGATGGTTTACTATATGTAGCTAATAATTTTGGGCTATTAGAGTTTGATGGCACCAATTGGAATAAATATGAGTTAGAAAGCGGTACAAAATGTAGAGATGTATATGTCGATACAGATGGTAAAATATATATAGCATCTCAAGGTGATTTTGGATATTACATTCCAAATGGCAAAGGAAAATTAAGGTTTGTAAGTCTTGCAGATAGTATTCCAGGTGAAAAAAGAGACTTCGATGAAACATGGAAAATTTTCAAACAAAATGATCAGCTATTATTCTGCACCTTTGATGATATCTTTATATTTAACCTTAATGGTCAACTCAAGCAGATAATTGATCCTGATTCAGATCCTGATAACTTTTTCTTTGTTAATCATGAACTGTATTTCAATCAAAATGGTAAAGGCTTATCTGTAATGTCAAATGGCAATATTAAATCTACTGCCTATGGTCATTATTTTAAAAATATGACCATAAGTGGAATTATTGCTATCAATAATAATCAATTATTAATCAGTACACTTAAAAATGGCATTTTCTTAAAGAGTGGTAATCAGATTATAGTATGGCAACCTACAAACCAGGATAAGTTTAAAAATGCCAATATAAATCAAATGAAACGGCTTAAATCTGGTAAAATAGCTATCGGTACACAAAACGAAGGACTTTTCATATTAAGTAAAAACGGTGAAATAGAATTACAATTAAGTAAAGGGAAGGGAATAGAAAATAGAACCGTTTTATCAATTTATGAAGACATACAAGGAAATTTGTGGTTAGGTCACAATAATGGAATCTCGTCAATAGCATTAAACTCACCATTTCAGCATTTAAACGAACAAACAGGCCTGCCAGGTACAGGATATGATGCCTTATTATTTAATGACACTCTTTATCTTGGAACAAATAATGGCCTGTATTATAAAAATATAAAAGCACAAAACACATCTTTCAAAAAGATTGAAAATACAAGCGGTCAAGTTTATAAAGTTCAACAGATCAATAATGAAATTTTGATGGGACACCATGCTGGTACTTTCAGAATAAGAAATGGTAAGGCTAATAAAATAGCAAACATTCAGGGTACCTGGACATTATTAGATTTAGAAAAATACCCTGATTATGTTTTACAGGGTAATTACAAAGGACTATCTCTATTTAAGAAATCGAATGATGGATTAAAATTTATTCGTAAGCTGGATGGATTTGAAGAATCATCTCGAGTTATGGAAGAAGATCAAGATGGAAATATATGGATGACACATGGCTATAAAGGTGTATTTAAAATAAAACTTACGAATGATCTTCAATCAGTAGAAGCAAATTATTATGGAGAAGAAAAGGGGTTACCTGCAAAAATCCTAAATAACGTATGGAATTTAAATGACAATCTAATCTTTTCTACCGTAGCCGGTCTTTATAAATATGATAAAAATAAAGATCGTTTTATAAAGTCTTCGTTCTTATCTAATTATTTTTCTGACAATGTTCAGTTCATAAGTTTTACGGAAGATGCAATAGGAAATATATACTTTGTTAGTACAACTGAAACAGGAGTGTTAGAAAAAACTACGAATGGTAATTACATAAAACACATTGCAGTATTTAATGAGCTCGAAAATTTATTAAATGATGACTTGCAAAATATTATAACTTTAGAGGCTAATAAAGTATTGTATGCAGCAAAAGAAGGTTTTATACAATTTGATAATACCGCTCAAAAAATAAAAGATATAGATTTCAATACCATATTTACTAAAATTGAAATTTCAAATTCCAATGATTCTATTATATCCTATGGAAGATATATTGAAAATGGTAAAGTATCATTTAACTATCAAAATCATGATGTTGAAATCCCTTTTAAAGATAACTCAATTAGATTAGCTTATAGTGCTCCCTACATGAGTGGTAAATTTAAAAACCAATATCAATATTGGTTAGAAAATAGCGAGGAAGAATATAGTAATTGGACTGAAAGAACGGATAAAGAGTATACAAACCTACCAGAAGGAGATTATATTTTTCACGTAAGAGCTAAAAATATTTATGGTCAAGTCAGCAAGCTTGCTTCTTTTCATTTCACCATTTTACCTCCTTGGTATAGAACAAACATAGCCTATGGATTCTATTTTTTTATAGCTTTAATATTAGCAGTAGTAACCTACTATGTTATTGAATTACGCTATAAAAAGAAAACTGAAATACTAACTGAAGAAAAAGAAAAAGAAATCACCAGAATTGATAGTGAATTAAAAACATCAGAAGAAAAGTTTGAGAAACTTAAAAATGAAAAACTCAAATCCGAGATTAAATTAAAAAATAAAGAATTGGCTACTTCTACTATGCACCTAATAAATAAAAATAGCTTTATTAATAGCGTTAAGGCCAATTTAAATAACATCACAAAAAGAAGTAAGAACCAAGAAGTAAAACACGAAATCAATAAAGTAATACAGAATATAGATAAAAATATTGCGGCAGATCAGGATTGGGAACACTTTTCAATCCACTTTGATCAAGTTCATGGAGATTTTATTAAAAGATGGAAGGAAGATTATCCTGATTTAAGCCCACAAGAAATGAAACTTAGTGCTTACCTAAGGATGAATTTAAGTACTAAGGAAATTGCAAACTTACTGAACATCTCTATTCGTGGAGTTGAAATAGCTCGCTATAGACTTAGAAAAAAGCTAGAATTGGAAAGATCAGATAATCTCCAGGAATTTATATTGAAGTATTAA